A stretch of Linepithema humile isolate Giens D197 chromosome 3, Lhum_UNIL_v1.0, whole genome shotgun sequence DNA encodes these proteins:
- the LOC136998719 gene encoding uncharacterized protein — MLNTRHNQSDPCHSNNLSKEPELWFAQLESQFLLSAVTSDSTKYAYAISQIETKYIKEIKDVITNPPTCGKYEAVKRALIQRLSDSQEHRIRQLLEREELGDRKPSQFLRHLRTLAGNAVPDQLLRTLWLGRLPAQMQIILATRADDLLEDVAEQVDRVYEVTCRTVAVLDKPKETKSKPTGSLEDQIQALVKQVAALNTRLGRQEHRHKQQRHRSRSRSRTKSNSEEDSEFCFFHRRFGSKARKCTEPCTYKEKKKDKTEN, encoded by the coding sequence GAACCAGAATTATGGTTCGCCCAATTAGAGAGCCAGTTCCTGCTGAGCGCCGTCACGTCGGATTCAACCAAATACGCATACGCAATCTCGCAAATCGAGACGAAATACATAAAGGAAATCAAAGACGTGATAACGAATCCTCCGACATGCGGGAAATACGAAGCCGTAAAAAGGGCACTCATCCAAAGGCTGAGCGACTCGCAGGAACACCGCATCCGCCAATTACTAGAGCGAGAGGAACTAGGCGACCGAAAGCCATCGCAGTTCCTGCGCCATCTAAGGACGCTCGCGGGCAACGCCGTGCCCGATCAACTCCTGCGCACGCTATGGCTGGGGCGTTTACCGGCCCAGATGCAGATTATTCTAGCGACGCGAGCTGACGATCTTCTCGAGGACGTGGCGGAACAGGTCGACCGCGTTTACGAAGTTACATGCCGAACAGTCGCAGTATTGGACAAGCCTAAGGAGACGAAATCGAAACCTACCGGCTCGCTCGAGGACCAGATACAGGCATTGGTGAAGCAAGTCGCGGCACTCAACACGCGATTGGGCCGGCAGGAGCACCGCCACAAACAGCAGCGCCACAGATCGCGCAGCCGCAGCCGGACTAAATCAAATTCGGAAGAAGACAGCGAGTTTTGCTTTTTCCATCGGCGATTCGGCAGCAAGGCTAGAAAGTGTACAGAGCCATGTACATacaaggagaagaagaaggacaAAACGGAAAACTAG
- the LOC105667964 gene encoding THAP domain-containing protein 3-like, with protein sequence MTGCVAPKCFNSSSKGFKMCYFPKDSKRCAEWIQNMGRTNWTPTQHSALCQVHFASTAWEQRVDGLLKLKRNAVPTQFHQPGSAQDHLSQLSITEAHEIPTTSNEIQTEIVTQNESEDCNINISSEASSDDENAFIMQQQHFINKILKLYHHGYQSICIPAVYSFRTANENIRSSIIKIINFCKD encoded by the exons ATGACGGGTTGTGTAGCtccaaaatgttttaattcatCTTCCAAAGGGTTTAAGATGTGTTATTTTCCCAAAGACTCTAAAAGATGTGCTGAATGGATCCAAAATATGGGGCGAACTAATTGGACACCAACTCAGCATTCAGCATTATGTCAA gtTCATTTTGCGTCAACGGCTTGGGAACAGCGAGTTGATGgtttattgaaattgaaaaggAATGCTGTGCCTACACAATTTCATCAGCCAg gCTCAGCACAAGATCATCTGTCACAATTATCTATCACTGAAGCTCATGAAATTCCAACAACAAGTAATGAGATACAAACGGAAATTGTGACACAGAATGAATCGGaagattgcaatattaatattagcagCGAAGCATCATCTGATGACGAGAACGCATTCATCATGCAACAAcagcattttattaataaaat attgaaACTGTATCATCACGGTTACCAATCGATATGTATTCCTGCAGTTTACTCATTTCGAACtgcaaatgaaaatattcggtcatcaattataaaaatcatcaatttttgtaaagactaa